The Petrocella atlantisensis genome has a window encoding:
- a CDS encoding ABC transporter ATP-binding protein — protein sequence MDPVINKGQRLIGYMKQYIGHYILGILAVVVVDVIQLNIPVITGNITNDLQFGVLTMPLLMRELAKLMLIGIIITIGRFAWRYYIFGTSRHIEKNMRRDYFVKLESLSTDFFNEHKTGDLMAYATNDLNAIRMMVGPGVLMALDAVILTVLVLYKMIGTISLKLTLISILPLPVIAIGSLILGKFIRKRFKDKQEAFAHLSDLVQENISGMRVIKAFVKEAYEISKFNVANQHNYDKNMHVVKLFAIMMPLVTLISGLSIAIALGLGGRMTIRGEITLGDFVAFVQYILILVWPMMAFGWCINIVSQGMASLSRYEEIMATKSTVVDKEALVEVAHLSGSIQMKDLTFAYKADAKPVLKDISLSIEAGQSVGILGRTGSGKTTLANLLLRLFDPPENTVFLGGVDVLNLPLERLRRSFGYVPQDNFLFSDTIINNIGFAKEDIQKEEAKDAATQACVHDNIVEFKEGYDTIIGERGVTLSGGQKQRISIARALLSDAPILILDDAVSAVDTKTEEAILDMLKNQRGHQTQILIAHRISTIQHADLIVVLDDGRIVEQGNHETLIDNKGLYYEMVKQQQLEKEIIEEG from the coding sequence ATGGATCCAGTAATTAACAAAGGCCAAAGACTGATTGGCTATATGAAACAGTACATAGGGCACTATATTTTAGGCATATTGGCCGTGGTTGTAGTAGATGTTATACAGTTGAACATACCGGTGATTACCGGGAACATAACCAATGACCTTCAATTTGGTGTTCTAACCATGCCTTTACTCATGAGAGAACTGGCGAAGTTAATGCTTATCGGTATTATCATTACGATTGGTCGTTTCGCTTGGCGCTATTATATATTTGGTACCTCCAGACATATAGAGAAAAACATGAGAAGAGATTACTTTGTAAAACTGGAGTCCTTATCCACCGACTTTTTTAATGAGCATAAAACAGGTGATTTAATGGCCTATGCCACCAACGACCTGAATGCGATACGTATGATGGTGGGACCGGGTGTTTTAATGGCACTGGATGCAGTTATATTAACAGTACTTGTACTTTATAAGATGATTGGCACCATTAGCTTGAAATTAACTTTAATAAGTATTTTGCCTTTACCGGTGATTGCTATTGGGAGCCTGATTCTAGGCAAGTTCATACGAAAAAGGTTTAAGGACAAGCAAGAGGCTTTTGCCCACTTGTCCGACCTGGTTCAAGAGAACATATCCGGTATGCGTGTTATTAAAGCTTTTGTCAAGGAAGCCTATGAAATATCAAAGTTTAATGTGGCCAATCAGCACAATTACGATAAGAACATGCATGTTGTAAAGCTATTTGCAATTATGATGCCTTTGGTAACGCTCATTAGTGGGTTGTCAATTGCAATCGCCCTTGGACTTGGGGGTAGAATGACCATCCGAGGTGAAATCACTTTAGGAGATTTTGTGGCTTTTGTTCAGTACATTTTGATTTTGGTATGGCCTATGATGGCTTTTGGTTGGTGTATTAACATTGTGTCTCAAGGTATGGCTTCTCTAAGCCGCTATGAAGAAATCATGGCAACGAAGAGTACGGTCGTTGACAAAGAAGCATTAGTAGAGGTGGCCCATCTTAGCGGTAGCATTCAGATGAAAGACTTGACCTTTGCCTATAAAGCTGATGCAAAGCCGGTTCTTAAAGACATAAGTCTTTCAATCGAAGCAGGACAATCCGTTGGAATACTCGGACGTACAGGGAGTGGCAAGACCACTTTAGCTAATTTGCTCCTAAGACTTTTTGATCCACCTGAAAACACAGTTTTTCTTGGTGGTGTGGATGTACTTAATTTACCCCTTGAAAGATTAAGGAGAAGCTTTGGTTATGTGCCCCAAGACAATTTCCTTTTTTCAGATACAATCATCAACAACATAGGTTTTGCAAAAGAAGACATTCAAAAAGAAGAGGCAAAAGATGCAGCAACACAAGCCTGTGTTCATGACAATATTGTAGAATTTAAAGAAGGCTATGATACCATTATAGGCGAGCGCGGTGTAACTTTATCCGGTGGCCAAAAACAACGTATTTCCATTGCGAGAGCTTTATTAAGCGATGCTCCGATTCTGATTTTGGATGATGCTGTATCAGCTGTGGATACAAAGACGGAAGAAGCCATATTGGATATGCTAAAAAATCAAAGAGGTCATCAAACCCAGATTCTTATAGCCCATAGGATATCCACGATACAACATGCAGACCTGATTGTAGTTCTAGATGATGGTCGCATCGTCGAACAAGGCAATCATGAAACATTGATTGATAACAAAGGCCTATATTATGAGATGGTTAAACAACAACAGCTTGAGAAAGAAATTATAGAGGAAGGGTAG
- a CDS encoding beta-galactosidase small subunit-related protein, with translation MALIKKKTDATVMEKEYEGRCKMRVYDSISDWQKKIQTDKPIDPMTHIEDLYLRCDFDQDYIGSILKVNIRVCNLLDEKVPMKIKLYLYEDIDQEPIGAMDIRMVAQGKTTTKGYFEVPISTVKLWSDQEPNLYEVLVVMTDHFDETLQVAGFQYGFRDIKISGEKIWLNNKPLLIKGINYGGDLRKANNTETYRKDLKLLKEHNINALKVNGDCVGNDFFECCNQLGFFVVTEVSGLENHKEGIISRAVSVIGQKRNHPCIIMWSLENTQNKNENLAAKKVLIALDDRRPCMIHNDGQFLISDVFVMEKLHDKTIERIGKGLDIRDDMVQLEDRRFSKGMDEYMAMAYKKKPAILCTNRQISVKELINVQSVMYSMHAYTRWHGGFIGDFENYFSNKNHSGEKSYEIQPLAYEIKKAFEPYSISFDAQTAFYSIKPSNLLAEDIEVRVIIQEDGTPIMEECLDTVCIKPGEVITGTVQSWLNLKNETVLYHIIFEVLLTKDLWWAKKGHVLASKQFEKEDYNPDIYMPKSSINCTLKEAEETIEVRGEKTYYEIDKKTGHITQIKVDHKALLAQPIQPIWKGLLDFDKGPDAKSAGADKEMSQEQVKAYRIEKKGSQVNLYFDVKIKDIKSLMQIQYEIFSTGELNIYYKGEQKDQLERLGSRITLITPRNQVNWFGRGPHPSHLDLVTSMQMGLYQMDLLEKNQESNRDFQKGTYKDIRWMTVTGIDGEGIMVESMDKNGFDASFTTPDQETTTLLIKHTGSYRFLFMEAL, from the coding sequence ATGGCTTTAATTAAGAAAAAGACCGATGCTACGGTCATGGAAAAAGAATATGAAGGTCGTTGCAAGATGAGGGTTTATGATTCTATATCAGATTGGCAGAAGAAGATTCAAACAGATAAACCCATTGATCCCATGACCCATATCGAGGATCTTTATTTAAGGTGTGATTTTGACCAGGATTATATTGGATCCATATTGAAAGTTAACATTCGAGTCTGCAACCTACTAGATGAAAAAGTTCCGATGAAAATAAAATTATACCTATACGAAGATATAGATCAAGAACCCATAGGAGCCATGGATATTAGGATGGTTGCCCAAGGTAAAACGACGACCAAAGGTTATTTTGAGGTGCCAATAAGTACTGTAAAGCTGTGGTCAGATCAAGAACCGAATTTATATGAGGTACTTGTGGTGATGACAGATCATTTTGACGAGACCCTTCAAGTAGCAGGCTTCCAATACGGATTCAGAGACATAAAAATCAGCGGCGAAAAAATATGGTTGAATAACAAGCCATTATTGATAAAAGGCATTAACTATGGTGGTGACTTGAGAAAGGCAAATAATACAGAGACATATAGAAAAGACCTTAAGCTCTTAAAAGAACATAATATAAATGCCCTAAAAGTAAACGGCGATTGTGTTGGCAATGATTTCTTTGAGTGTTGTAATCAGTTAGGCTTTTTTGTGGTCACAGAAGTAAGTGGCTTGGAGAATCATAAAGAAGGGATCATTTCAAGAGCGGTATCTGTTATCGGTCAAAAGAGAAACCATCCTTGCATCATAATGTGGTCACTAGAAAACACACAAAATAAAAATGAAAATCTTGCGGCCAAAAAAGTTTTGATAGCCCTTGATGACCGCCGTCCCTGTATGATTCATAATGATGGGCAATTTCTCATAAGTGATGTATTTGTTATGGAGAAATTACATGATAAAACAATAGAAAGAATCGGAAAAGGCCTTGATATTCGAGATGATATGGTCCAGCTTGAAGACCGTCGTTTCTCAAAAGGCATGGATGAATATATGGCAATGGCCTATAAGAAAAAACCTGCTATTTTATGTACAAATAGACAAATAAGCGTTAAAGAGCTTATAAATGTACAGTCGGTAATGTACAGCATGCACGCTTATACCAGGTGGCATGGTGGCTTTATAGGTGATTTCGAAAACTATTTCTCAAATAAAAATCATTCTGGGGAAAAGAGCTATGAAATTCAGCCATTAGCGTATGAAATCAAAAAAGCCTTTGAACCCTATAGTATCAGTTTTGATGCTCAGACAGCTTTTTACAGCATTAAGCCTTCGAACCTGTTGGCAGAAGATATTGAAGTACGTGTCATCATACAAGAAGACGGTACGCCGATTATGGAGGAATGCTTAGATACGGTTTGTATAAAACCCGGCGAGGTTATCACAGGTACTGTACAATCTTGGTTGAATCTAAAAAATGAGACTGTTTTGTACCATATTATTTTTGAGGTCCTACTTACAAAAGATTTGTGGTGGGCTAAGAAAGGACATGTACTTGCCAGTAAGCAGTTTGAGAAAGAAGACTACAATCCGGACATTTATATGCCCAAATCCAGTATCAATTGTACACTAAAAGAAGCCGAAGAGACCATTGAGGTCAGGGGTGAAAAGACATATTATGAAATCGATAAAAAAACAGGTCATATCACACAAATCAAGGTAGATCATAAAGCTTTGTTGGCACAACCTATTCAACCTATATGGAAGGGTTTATTAGACTTTGATAAAGGGCCGGATGCAAAAAGTGCAGGTGCAGACAAAGAGATGTCACAAGAACAAGTCAAAGCATACCGAATTGAAAAAAAAGGTTCTCAAGTGAATCTATATTTTGATGTAAAAATTAAAGATATCAAATCGTTGATGCAAATCCAATATGAGATCTTTTCAACTGGAGAGCTTAATATTTATTATAAAGGGGAGCAAAAGGATCAGCTCGAGAGACTTGGTTCTAGGATAACTTTGATAACGCCAAGAAATCAGGTTAACTGGTTTGGTAGAGGACCGCATCCAAGTCACTTAGATCTTGTAACAAGTATGCAGATGGGTCTATATCAAATGGATTTATTAGAAAAAAACCAAGAGAGCAATAGGGATTTTCAAAAAGGCACATATAAAGACATTCGGTGGATGACTGTAACGGGAATAGATGGTGAAGGGATTATGGTGGAGAGTATGGACAAAAATGGATTTGACGCAAGTTTTACTACGCCTGATCAAGAAACAACAACCCTTCTTATTAAGCACACCGGTAGCTATCGATTTTTATTTATGGAAGCATTATAG
- a CDS encoding LacI family DNA-binding transcriptional regulator gives MHVTIKHVAKKAGVSPSTVSRVIADSPKISVATKKRVFETMKEMNYQPNIIARSLANRVTYTLGLILPSKDEEVFENPFFMQVMRGLSVYAKQKGYYIMYNYCRSEEEEVETIRHYMDSKWVDGIILTSTRIKDKSVDLLMKRDQPFVVIGRPEAQRDKVLWVDNDNVMAMENIVNRLIEQGHRKIAYIGGEQQFTVYRHRLRGYRQAIEQNGIDWDDRLVVEAEPTEQKAYEAMKQMLKIINPDAIVGTDDTVAYGAYKATIEAGVLGVAFAGFNNTPLSIYNNPTISTVDINAEKLGHYAAQVLIDQLEKNTTMERNIIVEANYIERESTLDYVRR, from the coding sequence ATGCACGTAACCATAAAACATGTAGCAAAAAAAGCAGGGGTATCTCCTTCCACGGTTTCAAGGGTGATTGCAGATAGTCCCAAAATAAGCGTTGCTACCAAGAAACGCGTTTTTGAAACCATGAAAGAGATGAACTATCAACCCAATATTATTGCCAGAAGCTTAGCCAATAGAGTCACCTATACGCTTGGTCTCATTTTACCGAGTAAAGATGAAGAAGTATTTGAGAATCCATTTTTTATGCAAGTGATGCGTGGTCTTAGTGTTTATGCCAAACAAAAAGGCTATTATATAATGTATAATTATTGTAGAAGTGAAGAAGAAGAAGTTGAAACCATTCGGCATTACATGGACAGTAAGTGGGTTGACGGCATCATACTTACTTCTACAAGAATTAAAGATAAAAGTGTGGATCTACTCATGAAAAGAGATCAACCTTTTGTGGTTATTGGTAGACCGGAAGCCCAGCGGGATAAAGTATTGTGGGTTGACAATGATAATGTAATGGCCATGGAGAATATCGTAAACCGCTTAATTGAGCAAGGTCATAGAAAAATAGCTTACATCGGTGGGGAGCAACAATTTACTGTTTATCGTCATCGTCTTAGAGGTTATCGCCAAGCCATAGAACAAAACGGTATTGATTGGGATGATCGGCTCGTCGTTGAGGCCGAGCCGACAGAACAGAAGGCTTATGAGGCCATGAAGCAAATGCTAAAAATCATTAATCCTGACGCCATTGTAGGGACCGATGACACGGTTGCCTATGGTGCCTATAAAGCGACGATAGAAGCAGGTGTTTTAGGCGTTGCTTTTGCAGGATTTAACAATACACCTTTATCCATATACAATAACCCGACCATATCGACGGTGGATATTAATGCAGAGAAACTCGGTCATTATGCAGCTCAAGTACTTATAGACCAATTAGAGAAAAATACAACGATGGAAAGAAACATCATAGTTGAAGCAAATTATATAGAAAGAGAATCAACGTTGGACTATGTTCGCCGTTAA
- a CDS encoding PilZ domain-containing protein → MEERRKNKRLPIRLELAINELFRQDHEIIPMVNKEIHVVNISRTGIGFECESELPLGYYFDARIDFDKLNYFYCVVKIVRKVDHDGTNLYGCEFVGLAEFLSKKVDEYQASVEENLD, encoded by the coding sequence ATGGAAGAAAGAAGAAAGAATAAACGCTTACCAATTAGACTCGAGTTGGCCATCAACGAATTATTTAGACAGGATCATGAAATTATTCCAATGGTTAATAAGGAAATTCATGTTGTTAACATATCAAGGACAGGTATCGGATTTGAATGTGAATCTGAGTTACCTTTAGGTTATTACTTTGATGCAAGAATCGATTTTGATAAGCTGAATTATTTCTATTGTGTTGTAAAAATTGTAAGAAAAGTCGATCATGACGGAACCAACTTATACGGTTGTGAATTTGTTGGTCTTGCAGAATTCCTTTCCAAAAAAGTGGATGAGTACCAAGCTTCGGTTGAAGAGAACCTAGATTAA
- a CDS encoding tetratricopeptide repeat-containing diguanylate cyclase, which yields MSQVFPDNQYMYDEMVGLYEEEKFRSAIKIGKELLERARVMNDKASERKSLEVLSYASYFIVDYISAMNYIIEFSKVIEEDGNISELIKTYNVFISLYTRQGDYEEALNYLKKVEILAKNHHLKLEEVKNENNYGFFYNTTKSFEMAVPHLERAVELAATYRFYDLLTIIQGNLALSYLRTNQIEKSKMNLDQVFLALKPGSSRFSRAEAYMYRGEIYAIEGDYLEAINQVKASKVISLKHGYIAELAEATRILSEIYVKTGDFEKAYYELKDYIEYSDILSEDAKQGAVAKLKAQYDMNKKNTETDLLKEQYAILEEQNRKIQEQANELERLNEVLARQNDDLHQSAIEDYLTGVYNRKYFTLKLREEFSIAKEHNRNLAAIIMDIDHFKKINDTYGHLVGDEIIKHISGICEESLDSDSIIGRFGGDEFMVLMIDADIDDAEEKANEFISSLAYEPLVIDKKPIPVTLSIGVADNRYLSPRTSEEMIHIADQGLYLAKDLGRNRCCRYVPDEEEK from the coding sequence ATGAGCCAAGTATTTCCGGATAATCAATATATGTACGATGAAATGGTTGGGCTATATGAAGAAGAAAAGTTCAGAAGTGCTATTAAGATTGGTAAAGAGCTTCTTGAAAGAGCAAGAGTCATGAATGACAAGGCCAGTGAGAGAAAATCCCTTGAAGTTCTATCCTATGCATCCTATTTTATTGTTGATTACATCAGTGCAATGAACTATATCATTGAATTTTCAAAAGTGATTGAAGAAGATGGCAATATTAGTGAATTAATAAAAACATATAATGTTTTCATTAGTCTTTATACGCGACAAGGGGATTACGAAGAAGCACTGAATTATCTTAAAAAGGTAGAAATTCTAGCTAAAAATCATCATCTCAAATTAGAAGAAGTAAAAAATGAGAACAATTATGGATTTTTCTATAATACGACCAAGTCATTTGAAATGGCGGTTCCTCATTTAGAACGAGCAGTGGAACTTGCAGCCACCTATAGATTTTATGATCTGCTTACCATTATACAAGGCAATTTGGCACTAAGTTACCTTCGAACCAACCAAATTGAGAAATCAAAAATGAATTTAGATCAGGTTTTTTTAGCCCTAAAACCTGGAAGCAGTCGTTTTTCAAGAGCTGAAGCCTATATGTATAGAGGAGAGATTTATGCTATTGAAGGCGATTACCTTGAGGCTATCAATCAAGTTAAAGCATCGAAGGTCATTTCTTTGAAACATGGTTATATTGCAGAACTTGCAGAAGCAACACGTATTTTATCGGAGATTTATGTCAAGACCGGAGATTTTGAAAAAGCTTATTACGAACTGAAAGATTATATTGAGTATTCCGACATATTATCCGAGGATGCAAAGCAGGGTGCTGTCGCCAAACTAAAAGCTCAATATGATATGAATAAAAAGAATACCGAAACTGATTTGTTAAAAGAACAATATGCCATCTTGGAAGAACAGAATCGAAAAATCCAAGAACAAGCAAATGAGTTAGAACGGCTGAATGAAGTGCTGGCAAGACAAAACGATGACCTTCATCAATCGGCAATAGAGGATTATCTGACGGGCGTCTATAATAGAAAATACTTCACCTTGAAGTTGAGAGAAGAGTTTAGTATAGCAAAAGAGCACAATCGGAACTTAGCGGCAATTATCATGGATATTGACCACTTTAAGAAGATAAATGATACATACGGTCATCTTGTAGGGGACGAAATCATTAAGCACATCAGTGGGATTTGTGAAGAATCTTTGGATTCTGATTCTATCATTGGTCGATTTGGCGGAGATGAATTTATGGTACTGATGATAGATGCAGACATAGACGATGCTGAGGAAAAGGCCAATGAATTCATTAGTAGCTTAGCTTATGAACCGTTGGTCATTGATAAAAAACCGATACCGGTCACCTTAAGTATAGGTGTTGCAGATAATAGATACCTTTCCCCAAGAACATCGGAAGAAATGATACATATAGCAGATCAAGGTCTATATCTAGCCAAAGACCTAGGTCGTAATAGGTGTTGTCGCTATGTACCGGATGAAGAGGAGAAATGA